A stretch of the Aegilops tauschii subsp. strangulata cultivar AL8/78 chromosome 4, Aet v6.0, whole genome shotgun sequence genome encodes the following:
- the LOC109767720 gene encoding uncharacterized protein: MDGQDSFQPRPCSTSPPSDKKRTLSSLLLSSNSRRPPPNPIQQKAMAAKHLLSRARLLLTRHRSRPTILPPALTRLLFGGTTTPAEPEDDDKARARAAAAAAVALDAKRAKREGSDDDDEGAGLPWTSWRPDVAWLTKALEPALQLYKHYNWKPFASDNIPASTRTFSEIISDLQHSKVSIQDWSLSDLTVGLYLIYLTQASAKNAQAFKGVQISSNKKVQELIYHLELAKGCYKGSATGLAKHSMLRPRNVLKFVKDSSIFRPGYYIGIDPRAKLVILGIRGTHTVYDLVTDLVALSDKKVSPKGFSTHFGTYEAARWYLRHELSIIRKCLEKHKDYKLRLVGHSLGGASAALLAIMLRKKSKEELGFSPDIVSAVGFGVPPCVSREIAESCASYVTTVVLQDDIVPRLSAASLARLRNEIIETDWAKVLEKEDWKHIVDIVTNAKLVVSSIQDVANKLADYAKVVTSASSGDSVKDPPRLQGPTKVLKPDGEEDVYVPEDLFLPGTLYYLQRDVENINGVEDESYTLWRGDAGENFQRILLSGNLMSDHKCDSIQYALRDVLKTLPLPLPLQED, encoded by the exons ATGGACGGGCAGGATTCGTTCCAGCCACGGCCGTGCTCTACCTCTCCTCCATCGGACAAGAAGAGAACCCTCTCCTCGCTTCTCCTTTCTTCTAACTCCCGCCGACCGCCCCCAAACCCCATCCAGCAAAAAGCCATGGCGGCCAAGCACCTGCTCTCCCGCGCCCGCCTCCTCCTCACCCGCCACCGCAGCCGCCCCACCATCCTCCCGCCCGCGCTCACCCGCCTCCTCTTCGGCGGGACAACCACCCCAGCcgagccggaggacgacgacaaggccagggcccgggcggcggcggcggcggccgttgCCCTGGACGCCAAGAGGGCCAAGCGGGAGGGctccgacgacgacgacgagggcGCCGGGCTGCCCTGGACGTCCTGGCGGCCCGACGTGGCCTGGCTGACCAAGGCCCTGGAGCCGGCGCTGCAGCTCTACAAGCACTACAACTGGAAGCCATTCGCCT CTGACAACATCCCCGCAAGCACCCGCACTTTTAGCGAGATCATAAGTGACCTCCAGCACAGCAAGGTGAGCATACAGGACTGGAGCCTCAGTGATCTTACCGTCGGTCTCTACCTCATTTACCTTACCCAAGCTTCTGCAAAGAATGCTCAAGCTTTCAAGGGCGTCCAGATATCCTCCAATAAGAAG GTCCAAGAATTAATTTATCACCTTGAGCTCGCAAAGGGTTGCTATAAGGGCAGTGCCACTGGGCTTGCAAAGCATAGCATGCTCCGGCCGAGGAATGTTTTGAAGTTTGTCAAGGATTCTAGTATTTTCAGACCTGGATATTACATCGGCATCGATCCACGTGCTAAACTGGTCATCCTTGGGATTCGTGGAACCCATACGGTTTATGACCTTGTCACCGATTTGGTTGCATTGAGCGATAAGAAGGTGTCACCTAAAGGTTTCTCAACACACTTTGGAACATACGAGGCCGCTCGATGGTACCTACGCCATGAGTTGAGCATCATCAGAAAATGTTTGGAAAAACACAAG GACTACAAGTTGCGGTTGGTGGGCCACTCCCTTGGAGGAGCTTCAGCTGCCTTGCTTGCCATAATGCTAAGGAAGAAGTCGAAGGAGGAGCTTGGATTTAGTCCAGACATAGTTTCAGCTGTTGGATTTGGAGTCCCACCCTGTGTATCGAGAGAGATAGCTGAGAGTTGCGCAAGCTATGTCACCACTGTTGTACTGCAG GATGACATAGTTCCTAGGTTAAGTGCAGCTTCGCTGGCAAGATTGCGAAATGAAATAATTGAAACAGATTG GGCCAAAGTCTTGGAGAAGGAAGACTGGAAGCATATAGTGGATATTGTGACTAATGCTAAGCTTGTCGTTTCCTCCATCCAAGATGTGGCCAACAAACTTGCCGATTACGCCAAAGTTGTAACATCAGCTAGCTCCGGTG ATTCTGTGAAAGACCCGCCCCGTCTTCAGGGCCCGACGAAAGTTTTGAAGCCTGACGGTGAAGAAGACGTGTATGTGCCTGAGGATCTCTTCCTCCCAGGGACGCTGTATTACCTCCAGCGGGACGTCGAGAATATAAACGGTGTCGAGGACGAGTCGTACACGCTCTGGAGAGGTGATGCCGGGGAGAATTTCCAGCGGATACTGTTGTCTGGCAACTTGATGTCTGATCACAAATGTGATAGCATACAGTACGCCCTCAGAGATGTGCTCAAGACTCTACCTCTCCCTTTGCCTCTGCAGGAGGATTAA